The Planctomycetota bacterium genome includes the window TTTCTGCTCTGCTGGGTGCTGATGCTTGGCTGCGCCCATGAGAGCACCGTGTCGTTTCTGGACAATCATGGCGGCTTCTCTCATGCTGGCCGCAGGATTGAGTTACATTCCGATGGCAGTTATTCGGACACGGGATACACGGACGTCATTGGCAATGAGAGCGTCGAACACGGCGTTTACACTCTGAACATCGAGAAGACACACCTGACGCTTTCACCAGCGAGCGGAGAGGTCGAGCATCTCTACCGCGTGGATTATGGTCGGCAGCAGTATTGGGTTCACGAGCAGGAACGACGCCGCATTACACAGTCTGGCGAGTCGTGGCTTAGACAGATTTCGCTTAGAGTCGATGCGCCATGAAATCTACGGCTAACAGGAGCATTGCAGCGACCTGCCGCTGGGCCTCGCGTTCATCGGCCGCGGATTCGACGTGCGCGTGAACGTTCCTTTCGGGCGTTCGCTGGCCGAAGGCCTCCAGCGCGTCGCCGCCGAGACCGGCCGCCCGCAATTGACAAAGGACGAAGCCGGTTCCGCCGCCCAGGTCGGCGACGACGTGGGGTTTCGAGGCGAGCACCGCGCGCCGGACCGCCTCGACGAACGGCTGGGCGATGGCCGCATCCGCGAAGTATCCTTCGTGCACCGTGTGCCATCGCGGGCCCTGAACGCCCGCCTCCCGGTCGATCCGGTTGCGATCGTCGTTGATGCGCATCGCGCGTCGTCCCCGTAAGCCAGCCGGGGCATTCTACCAGCCGCGGAATCCGTTGTCTGCCCCGATCCGCCGCCATGGTATAATGATCCGCGCCCTGGCCGTGGAAGACATCCTGGACGACTAAATCGCCAAGAAACTGGCGTGTGGTCTTTTGAATGGACTTCCGCGACCTGCGCTGACACAATACTCAGTTATGAAGAGCCCTTTTGGGAAATAGGTATTGCGTCCCCAGAATTCCTTGGCCGATGCACAGAATGAAAGGACGAAGCGATGCGGAACACGAAGAGGTGCCGGTGCCATGAAGGAGCGTTCCCCTCAGCAGGCCGCTTTTTCTGGCGAGTTTCTGCCGGCGCAGTGATCCTAGGTGTGGCGGCGTTCCTGGCTTTGGCCGCCGCGGGGTGTCGTGCACATCCGGGCAGCCTGGTCACGATGATCGTCAGCGACGCCGTCAACGACGCGGATGTGAAGGACCGGCGGGACCTCTTGATGGGCAAGCCGGAGAAGGCAGCCGACAGCATGTTCGGCGCGCGACAGGAAACCCTCGTTGACGTCGACCGGAAGGGCGTGAGCATGATCTTTTATCCGGTCAAGGGCGATCTGCTCAAGTCGTCGCGATACATCGTGGAAGTGGAGAATGGCGCAATCGTGGTGTTCGCCAAGACGAAACAGAATATCGACGGCGTCGAGGACATGATCCACAATGCGAGTCTTGAGAAGAAACTCATCGGCAAGGCGCCCGCAGCGTGTTCCGAGGAAGGCAAGCTTGGCGTCCCCTTGCGGACGCTCCGCAGCCGCGAGAAAGGTCAATTGCTCCGCGTGTATGACGTCCGAAACTGGTCGGATTTCATGGGAGCACGGTATTGCGTGCTGAGATTTGACGGCCGCGACCGCTGCCAGAGTGTTGCGCTCATCGGCGTCAGTGCGTCAACAAGAAAGGACCCGATAAGGCGATAGCGGCGGTGACCTGCCCCCGTATTGTGTCAGACTCATCTGCGTCTGAAACGCCCGCAGCACCCGTCGAGAACCTCCCCTCGACACGCTCCCCGTCGAGAGCCTCTCGTTCGACCCAGAGGCTCTCGACGGGTGGGTCGAACGAGGGGCGGTGAGCACGGTCGAACCACAGGGTGACCCTGAGCCGTTCGACCATGCTCAGGGCCCTGAGTTCGTCGAAAGGGCAAGGCCGAAGGGTCAAGGGCCGGCCCGCTTCGCGGGAATGAGAGGTTTACCCGCCGCAGGAGGAACTCGCGCGGCCGGAACTGGCGCGGAGCAGCCCGACAAGCCCGTCGCGGAAAAATTTTTTCTTGGGCCTGGTCAGGTCGGCGTCGAAGAGACTGAAGGAACTTGTGAAGGTTCTCCGATGCAGATTTCATCAAATGCATGCGTTCCAGCCATAGCGCATCTCCCTGTGCGGTGATGAGTTGGGGCATACCGGACCTATTCCCTTCGCTGTCAAGCACGAGGCAGAGCATGGTCGCAGAGTAGCAAGGGTCTGCGCGCCGGTGTTCTCACTCCAAACAAAACCCGATCGAAAAAAATCCCTCAGTTTGAGTGAATACTTGCTGGACGCGGGGGTGGAAGAGAGAGAGAATTGGGCGAGGCTGTGGCGCCGGAATGGTGTTGGAAGAGCAGGGGCCCCATTCAGGGGCGAGGCATCTTTCCGAGGGGGGCGGAGCAAGGCGAATCCCAAGGGTCGGCGAGCGAGCGAGAGAGGTGGGCGGCGGCGGAGGCGCCGGCGGGCGGCGGCAGAACGGCCGCTCTTGCGAGTCCTTGTTGCGGTTATCTTACTACAGGAGATTGAAAGCCATGACGAACATGTGGAACCTGGGACTGGCAGGAATGCTTTTGGCCGTCGCCTCCTTGCTCGGGGCCCAAGAGCTGCAGCCGCGCGAGGTCGTCCCGTTTGCGGCCCGGCCGTTCGACCTGAAACAGGTCCGCCTCCTGGACGGGCCCTTCAAGGAAGCTATGGAGCGGGACCGGAAGTACCTGCATGAACTGCAGAATGACCGTCTCTTGCACCACTTCCGCAAGACTTCCGGCCTGGACGCCCCCGGCGAGCCCTATGGCGGCTGGGAGAATCTCGAACTGCGCGGACACACGATCGGCCATTACCTGTCGGCCTGTGCCCTGATGTATGCGAGCACGGGGGACGAACAACTCAAGGCCAAGGCCGATGCGATCGTCGCCGAGTTGGCCAAGTGCCAGAAGGCGCTGGGCGACCGTGGCTACCTCAGCGCGTATCCCGAGGAGTTCTTCGACCGCCTGGAAGCTCATAAGTACGTCTGGGCGCCCTACTACACGCTGCACAAGATCTTTGCCGGACTCCTCGACATGTACGTCCACTGCGGCAACCAGCAGGCCCTCGAGATCGCCAAAGGGATGGCCGGCTGGTTGAAACAGCGGAACGCGAAGTTCGACGAGGCGAAGATGCAGGACCTGTTGGACTCGACCGAGCAGGGCGGCATCAACGACGCCATGGCCAATCTCTACGCAGCGACCGGCGACGCCCAGTGGCTCGAACTCTCGCGGAAGTTCACCCAGCGCTCCTACAACGATCCGCTGGCCGAAAAGCAGGACAAGCTCAAGGGGCAGCACGTCAACTCGTTTGTGCCCAACATGATCGGTACCGCGCGGCAGTACGAATTGACGGGCAACCGGCGCGATCACGACATCGCCCATTTCTTCTGGCACCAGGTGACCGGGCACCGCTGCTACTGCACCGGCGGCACGAGCAACTACGAGCACTGGCGCACCGATCCCGACATGCTGGCCAACGAACTCAGCCCCGAATCGCAGGAAAGCTGCTGCGTTTACAATATGCTCAAGCTCACGCGGCACCTCTTCTCGTGGGAGCCCCAAGCCGAATACGCCGACTATTACGAACGCGCCCTGTACAACGGCATCCTGGCCACCCAGGACCCGGAGACGGGCATGATGATGTACTACGTCGCCATGAACCCAGGGCATTTCAAAGTGTTCTGCACGCCGCACGACTCGTTCTGGTGCTGCACCGGCACGGGCATGGAAAACCACGCCAAGTACGGCGACAGCATTTACTTCCGCGGCGCCGACACCCTGTACGTCAACCTGTTCATCCCCTCGGAACTGACCTGGAAGGAAAAGGGCCTCGTGCTGCGGCAAGAGACGCGATTCCCCGAGGAGGAAGTGACCAGGCTCACCTTCCGCGCCGACAATCCGGTCGAGTTGAGTCTTAAAATTCGCTACCCGTACTGGGCCACGCGGGGAATGCGGGTGACGGTCAACGGCGAGGCCTGGCCCGTCGATCAGAAGCCGTGCTCCTACGTGTGCGTGAAACGGGCGTTCCGCGACGGCGACCGGATCGAAGTCACCTTGCCCATGCAATTGCACCTGCACCGGATGCCCGACGATCCGCGATTGGTTTCGGTGATGTACGGCCCGATGGTCCTTGGCGGGCTGCTGGGGACCGAAGGCATCGGTCCCGAGATGTTCCTTTCACCCAGCCAGCGGGCGCATCATCGCGCGGCGCCGATCCCCGTGCCGTTCTTTGTCGTCGAGAACGAGGACCCGACAAGTTGGGTCAAGCCCGTTGCCGGAAAGCCGCTCATGTTCCGCACCGATGGGGTGGGCGTGCCGGAGGACGTCACGCTCGTGCCGTTCCATCGCTTGTTCGGCCAGCGCTACTCGATCTACTGGCGAATCGTCGACAAGAGCGACGCGAACCGCGAGGAGGTCGTGGCAACAGAAAAAGCCCGGCAGGAGCGCTTGGCCCGAACGCTCGACAGCATGGACATGGGCGACGGGTCCGTGGAATGGGGGCACCAGTTCCAAGGCGAACGGACCAACAGCGGCCGGGACTTCGACCGTCCTTGGCGCGATGCGCGCGACGGCGGCTGGTTCCAGTACAACATGGCCGTCCTGCCTGACCAGCCCGCCGTCCTGGTCTGCACCTACTGGGGCAGCGAGCACGACAACCGCCGGTTCGACATCCTTGTCGACGGCACGAAGCTGGCCACTGTCGAACTCCAAGACCATCGTCCGAACGAGTTCTTCGACGTCAACTACCCGCTTCCCGAAACTCTGACCCGCGGCAAGCGGATAGTCACAGTCAAGTTCCAGGCGCACGAAGGTAAGACGGCGGGCCGCATCTTCGGGGTCCGCATGCTCAGGGCAAAGCCGTAGAAGGACAAAACCGGAATCACGTTGTGAAACACCTTGAAAAGAAGTCTTATGCCATATACCATGAACAAACGGATGATTGTTGTGCTGGGATCGATCGGCATTCTATGGAGCGGTGCGTGCTGCGGCGGGGCCGCTGGGTGGTCCAGGTTGAAAGGCAACGACTATGAACCGGAGCGATGAGCAGGTCTTGGGTCGCCGCGAGTTCCTCGCCCGTGTGGCCGGGGCCGCGGCCGGCGCGGCGGGGGTCGGCCTTCTGGCGTCGCGGCAGGCGGACGCCGCGGAAGGCGCGTGGAGGATGCGGCTGTCAGCCTCGTCCATCGATTACTCCAAGTTGCCTATCGAGGAGGCTGCGGCGAGGATCGCCGCCCTCGGCTTCGAGGCCATCGACATCTGGTCGCCCCACGCCGGGTGCCCGCACCTGGACGACGTGCAGAAACGCCTCGGGCCCGACGGTCTCAAGGCGCTCCTGGCCAAGCACAACCTCAAACTGTACGCCTTCTCGGTGTACGCGGGCGGCTACCCGAAGTACGCCGAACTCCTGGGCCGGGCCGGCGGCGGCGTGGCCATTCGCGGGGCCCCGGGGCCCTGCGACCCCAAGGACCTGGCGGCGAAAATGAAGGCCTTCATCGACGGCCTCAAGGGCGAACTGGAACTCGCCGAAAAACACAACTCGTACCTCGCCATCGAGAACCACGGCGGCTCGCTGCTCGACTCGGTCGATTCCTTCAAGGCGTTCGCCGACTCGAACACCCACCCGCGGCTGGGCATCGCCCTCGCGCCGTACCACATGCAGGCGATCAAGGCCTCGGTCGAGGACGCCATCG containing:
- a CDS encoding glycoside hydrolase family 127 protein, giving the protein MTNMWNLGLAGMLLAVASLLGAQELQPREVVPFAARPFDLKQVRLLDGPFKEAMERDRKYLHELQNDRLLHHFRKTSGLDAPGEPYGGWENLELRGHTIGHYLSACALMYASTGDEQLKAKADAIVAELAKCQKALGDRGYLSAYPEEFFDRLEAHKYVWAPYYTLHKIFAGLLDMYVHCGNQQALEIAKGMAGWLKQRNAKFDEAKMQDLLDSTEQGGINDAMANLYAATGDAQWLELSRKFTQRSYNDPLAEKQDKLKGQHVNSFVPNMIGTARQYELTGNRRDHDIAHFFWHQVTGHRCYCTGGTSNYEHWRTDPDMLANELSPESQESCCVYNMLKLTRHLFSWEPQAEYADYYERALYNGILATQDPETGMMMYYVAMNPGHFKVFCTPHDSFWCCTGTGMENHAKYGDSIYFRGADTLYVNLFIPSELTWKEKGLVLRQETRFPEEEVTRLTFRADNPVELSLKIRYPYWATRGMRVTVNGEAWPVDQKPCSYVCVKRAFRDGDRIEVTLPMQLHLHRMPDDPRLVSVMYGPMVLGGLLGTEGIGPEMFLSPSQRAHHRAAPIPVPFFVVENEDPTSWVKPVAGKPLMFRTDGVGVPEDVTLVPFHRLFGQRYSIYWRIVDKSDANREEVVATEKARQERLARTLDSMDMGDGSVEWGHQFQGERTNSGRDFDRPWRDARDGGWFQYNMAVLPDQPAVLVCTYWGSEHDNRRFDILVDGTKLATVELQDHRPNEFFDVNYPLPETLTRGKRIVTVKFQAHEGKTAGRIFGVRMLRAKP
- a CDS encoding sugar phosphate isomerase/epimerase, yielding MNRSDEQVLGRREFLARVAGAAAGAAGVGLLASRQADAAEGAWRMRLSASSIDYSKLPIEEAAARIAALGFEAIDIWSPHAGCPHLDDVQKRLGPDGLKALLAKHNLKLYAFSVYAGGYPKYAELLGRAGGGVAIRGAPGPCDPKDLAAKMKAFIDGLKGELELAEKHNSYLAIENHGGSLLDSVDSFKAFADSNTHPRLGIALAPYHMQAIKASVEDAIAAAGKHLLFFYAWQHAGGLGQLPGHGPTDFTPWLAALAKIDYRWYVNPFMHGEPAPDEMSAALEKARDYLGACAAKAAGR